A region of Syngnathoides biaculeatus isolate LvHL_M chromosome 20, ASM1980259v1, whole genome shotgun sequence DNA encodes the following proteins:
- the LOC133494002 gene encoding uncharacterized protein LOC133494002 isoform X5 has translation MNWVGGSRNRLKMKNEAKKQKEFFEKMKMKNKFKNLEVASPKVSSFASMDLVTLFVVNQIAAKKEQKDPPKIAVLGPKKGKMRNLNPMILPMSPSSPSQLSLVESHPPSSVQSDRMRPIVPQPFKIWQASNNATLLKGEKKSSHMTLSPVVNCPYPDDSAADNLPPVGGTLSPLFPSSSTPGQAGNQPLPGWPPTTWETSGLDESPFQLFCEPAGTAGNIWSTNPDRSSEAFFRTPDVATKDPRFEDTFLSRVSRSEPALDFNPNQLGTEEDIFKGLIVDKSETDAFHFGSEKTKQYFKDEESVQASLPQIVPEPHTYEVQMPHCTMNFSCPEYPMSGWGASPTSSCKRGYLSSNSSHACARALLGKASAGARPTAPPPPRCRGNHSRKRLIFCPWRRRNDKEEKHTCSVHVVLIKHYLVTFLLS, from the exons ATGAACTGGGTTGGCGGGTCGAG GAACCggcttaaaatgaaaaatgaggcGAAAAAGCAGAAA GAATTctttgaaaagatgaaaatgaaaaacaaatttaaaaacctGGAAGTTGCCTCCCCTAAAGTCAGCTCATTCGCCAGTATGGACCTCGTGACGCTGTTTGTGGTCAACCAGATAGCAGCaaaaaaagagcagaaag ATCCTCCCAAAATTGCAGTATTGGGTCCCAAAAAAGGGAAGATGAGGAACCTCAACCCCATGATACTTCCCATGAGCCCCAGTTCTCCATCCCAGCTGAGTCTGGTGGAGAGCCACCCTCCGTCTAG TGTTCAAAGCGATAGGATGAGACCGATTGTCCCGCAACCCTTCAAGATTTGGCAAGCGAGTAACAATGCGACATTATTAAAGGGTGAAAAGAAAAGCAGCCACATGACC CTGTCACCAGTCGTGAATTGCCCCTACCCCGACGACAGCGCAGCCGACAATCTGCCTCCCGTCGGCGGGACCCTCAGCCCCTTGTTTCCCTCGTCTTCCACCCCAGGCCAAGCCG GAAACCAGCCGCTTCCCGGATGGCCCCCAACCACCTGGGAAACATCTGGTCTGGACGAGAGCCCG TTTCAGCTTTTCTGTGAGCCCGCGGGGACGGCAGGAAACATCTGGTCCACAAACCCGGACAGATCCTCAGAAGCTTTCTTTAGAACACCAGA TGTAGCCACCAAAGACCCAAGATTTGAAGACACGTTCCTGAGCAGAGTCTCCCGAAGTGAGCCCGCCCTAGACTTCAATCCAAACCAGCTCGGGACCGAAGAGGACATCTTTAAGGGACTCATCGTAGACAAATCTGAAACTGATG CTTTTCATTTCGGGAgtgaaaaaacaaagcaatattTCAAGGACGAGGAGTCGGTCCAAGCTTCATTGCCACA aATTGTCCCTGAACCACACACCTATGAGGTGCAG ATGCCTCATTGCACCATGAACTTTT CATGTCCTGAATACCCAATGAGCGGTTGGGGTGCTTCGCCGACTTCCTCTTGCAAAAGGGGTTACCTGAGTTCAAACTCCAGTCAT gcTTGTGCCAGGGCACTCTTGGGAAAAGCCTCAGCTGGAGCGAGGCCGACCGCGCCACCGCCGCCACGGTGCAGGGGGAACCACTCCAGGAAACGGCTGATATTTTGCCCCTGGCGAAGGAGGAACGATAAGGAGGAGAAACACACCTGTTCTGTGCACGTAGTTCTCATCAAACACTATTTGGTCACCTTCCTGTTGTCATAG
- the LOC133494002 gene encoding uncharacterized protein LOC133494002 isoform X4: protein MNWVGGSRNRLKMKNEAKKQKEFFEKMKMKNKFKNLEVASPKVSSFASMDLVTLFVVNQIAAKKEQKDPPKIAVLGPKKGKMRNLNPMILPMSPSSPSQLSLVESHPPSSVQSDRMRPIVPQPFKIWQASNNATLLKGEKKSSHMTLSPVVNCPYPDDSAADNLPPVGGTLSPLFPSSSTPGQAGNQPLPGWPPTTWETSGLDESPFQLFCEPAGTAGNIWSTNPDRSSEAFFRTPDVATKDPRFEDTFLSRVSRSEPALDFNPNQLGTEEDIFKGLIVDKSETDAFHFGSEKTKQYFKDEESVQASLPQIVPEPHTYEVQMPHCTMNFSCPEYPMSGWGASPTSSCKRGYLSSNSSHKACARALLGKASAGARPTAPPPPRCRGNHSRKRLIFCPWRRRNDKEEKHTCSVHVVLIKHYLVTFLLS, encoded by the exons ATGAACTGGGTTGGCGGGTCGAG GAACCggcttaaaatgaaaaatgaggcGAAAAAGCAGAAA GAATTctttgaaaagatgaaaatgaaaaacaaatttaaaaacctGGAAGTTGCCTCCCCTAAAGTCAGCTCATTCGCCAGTATGGACCTCGTGACGCTGTTTGTGGTCAACCAGATAGCAGCaaaaaaagagcagaaag ATCCTCCCAAAATTGCAGTATTGGGTCCCAAAAAAGGGAAGATGAGGAACCTCAACCCCATGATACTTCCCATGAGCCCCAGTTCTCCATCCCAGCTGAGTCTGGTGGAGAGCCACCCTCCGTCTAG TGTTCAAAGCGATAGGATGAGACCGATTGTCCCGCAACCCTTCAAGATTTGGCAAGCGAGTAACAATGCGACATTATTAAAGGGTGAAAAGAAAAGCAGCCACATGACC CTGTCACCAGTCGTGAATTGCCCCTACCCCGACGACAGCGCAGCCGACAATCTGCCTCCCGTCGGCGGGACCCTCAGCCCCTTGTTTCCCTCGTCTTCCACCCCAGGCCAAGCCG GAAACCAGCCGCTTCCCGGATGGCCCCCAACCACCTGGGAAACATCTGGTCTGGACGAGAGCCCG TTTCAGCTTTTCTGTGAGCCCGCGGGGACGGCAGGAAACATCTGGTCCACAAACCCGGACAGATCCTCAGAAGCTTTCTTTAGAACACCAGA TGTAGCCACCAAAGACCCAAGATTTGAAGACACGTTCCTGAGCAGAGTCTCCCGAAGTGAGCCCGCCCTAGACTTCAATCCAAACCAGCTCGGGACCGAAGAGGACATCTTTAAGGGACTCATCGTAGACAAATCTGAAACTGATG CTTTTCATTTCGGGAgtgaaaaaacaaagcaatattTCAAGGACGAGGAGTCGGTCCAAGCTTCATTGCCACA aATTGTCCCTGAACCACACACCTATGAGGTGCAG ATGCCTCATTGCACCATGAACTTTT CATGTCCTGAATACCCAATGAGCGGTTGGGGTGCTTCGCCGACTTCCTCTTGCAAAAGGGGTTACCTGAGTTCAAACTCCAGTCAT aaggcTTGTGCCAGGGCACTCTTGGGAAAAGCCTCAGCTGGAGCGAGGCCGACCGCGCCACCGCCGCCACGGTGCAGGGGGAACCACTCCAGGAAACGGCTGATATTTTGCCCCTGGCGAAGGAGGAACGATAAGGAGGAGAAACACACCTGTTCTGTGCACGTAGTTCTCATCAAACACTATTTGGTCACCTTCCTGTTGTCATAG
- the LOC133494002 gene encoding uncharacterized protein LOC133494002 isoform X3 has translation MNWVGGSRNRLKMKNEAKKQKEFFEKMKMKNKFKNLEVASPKVSSFASMDLVTLFVVNQIAAKKEQKDPPKIAVLGPKKGKMRNLNPMILPMSPSSPSQLSLVESHPPSSVQSDRMRPIVPQPFKIWQASNNATLLKGEKKSSHMTLSPVVNCPYPDDSAADNLPPVGGTLSPLFPSSSTPGQAGNQPLPGWPPTTWETSGLDESPLFCEPAGTAGNIWSTNPDRSSEAFFRTPDVATKDPRFEDTFLSRVSRSEPALDFNPNQLGTEEDIFKGLIVDKSETDAFHFGSEKTKQYFKDEESVQASLPQIVPEPHTYEVQMPHCTMNFSCPEYPMSGWGASPTSSCKRGYLSSNSSHTEELAFSPRRASDETPEFCACYQKGTERTDAETQTIHRSALKTCDVATQCGARPDASPLVDASPQREATGGHCGCTEARVEGRGKSRRRPTLRRKKRFNSFKIFNAIFRRICVQYKFSKVRKEGLCQGTLGKSLSWSEADRATAATVQGEPLQETADILPLAKEER, from the exons ATGAACTGGGTTGGCGGGTCGAG GAACCggcttaaaatgaaaaatgaggcGAAAAAGCAGAAA GAATTctttgaaaagatgaaaatgaaaaacaaatttaaaaacctGGAAGTTGCCTCCCCTAAAGTCAGCTCATTCGCCAGTATGGACCTCGTGACGCTGTTTGTGGTCAACCAGATAGCAGCaaaaaaagagcagaaag ATCCTCCCAAAATTGCAGTATTGGGTCCCAAAAAAGGGAAGATGAGGAACCTCAACCCCATGATACTTCCCATGAGCCCCAGTTCTCCATCCCAGCTGAGTCTGGTGGAGAGCCACCCTCCGTCTAG TGTTCAAAGCGATAGGATGAGACCGATTGTCCCGCAACCCTTCAAGATTTGGCAAGCGAGTAACAATGCGACATTATTAAAGGGTGAAAAGAAAAGCAGCCACATGACC CTGTCACCAGTCGTGAATTGCCCCTACCCCGACGACAGCGCAGCCGACAATCTGCCTCCCGTCGGCGGGACCCTCAGCCCCTTGTTTCCCTCGTCTTCCACCCCAGGCCAAGCCG GAAACCAGCCGCTTCCCGGATGGCCCCCAACCACCTGGGAAACATCTGGTCTGGACGAGAGCCCG CTTTTCTGTGAGCCCGCGGGGACGGCAGGAAACATCTGGTCCACAAACCCGGACAGATCCTCAGAAGCTTTCTTTAGAACACCAGA TGTAGCCACCAAAGACCCAAGATTTGAAGACACGTTCCTGAGCAGAGTCTCCCGAAGTGAGCCCGCCCTAGACTTCAATCCAAACCAGCTCGGGACCGAAGAGGACATCTTTAAGGGACTCATCGTAGACAAATCTGAAACTGATG CTTTTCATTTCGGGAgtgaaaaaacaaagcaatattTCAAGGACGAGGAGTCGGTCCAAGCTTCATTGCCACA aATTGTCCCTGAACCACACACCTATGAGGTGCAG ATGCCTCATTGCACCATGAACTTTT CATGTCCTGAATACCCAATGAGCGGTTGGGGTGCTTCGCCGACTTCCTCTTGCAAAAGGGGTTACCTGAGTTCAAACTCCAGTCAT ACTGAAGAATTGGCATTTTCTCCAAGACGAGCCTCAGACGAGACCCCCGAGTTTTGTGCGTGCTACCAAAAAGGCACTGAAAGGACCGATGCCGAAACTCAAACCATCCACCGTTCCGCTTTGAAGACGTGCGACGTCGCCACTCAGTGCGGCGCGCGCCCAGACGCCTCTCCGCTTGTTGATGCGTCCCCGCAGCGGGAAGCCACCGGGGGGCACTGTGGCTGCACAGAAGCTCGTGTCGAGGGAAGAGGAAAGAGCAGAAGGAGGCCAACCCTGAGGAGAAAGAAGAGATTCAACTCCTTCAAGATTTTCAACGCGATTTTTCGGCGTATCTGTGTCCAGTACAAATTTAGCAAAGTCAGGAAAG aaggcTTGTGCCAGGGCACTCTTGGGAAAAGCCTCAGCTGGAGCGAGGCCGACCGCGCCACCGCCGCCACGGTGCAGGGGGAACCACTCCAGGAAACGGCTGATATTTTGCCCCTGGCGAAGGAGGAACGATAA
- the LOC133494002 gene encoding uncharacterized protein LOC133494002 isoform X1, translating to MNWVGGSRNRLKMKNEAKKQKEFFEKMKMKNKFKNLEVASPKVSSFASMDLVTLFVVNQIAAKKEQKDPPKIAVLGPKKGKMRNLNPMILPMSPSSPSQLSLVESHPPSSVQSDRMRPIVPQPFKIWQASNNATLLKGEKKSSHMTLSPVVNCPYPDDSAADNLPPVGGTLSPLFPSSSTPGQAGNQPLPGWPPTTWETSGLDESPFQLFCEPAGTAGNIWSTNPDRSSEAFFRTPDVATKDPRFEDTFLSRVSRSEPALDFNPNQLGTEEDIFKGLIVDKSETDAFHFGSEKTKQYFKDEESVQASLPQIVPEPHTYEVQMPHCTMNFSCPEYPMSGWGASPTSSCKRGYLSSNSSHTEELAFSPRRASDETPEFCACYQKGTERTDAETQTIHRSALKTCDVATQCGARPDASPLVDASPQREATGGHCGCTEARVEGRGKSRRRPTLRRKKRFNSFKIFNAIFRRICVQYKFSKVRKEGLCQGTLGKSLSWSEADRATAATVQGEPLQETADILPLAKEER from the exons ATGAACTGGGTTGGCGGGTCGAG GAACCggcttaaaatgaaaaatgaggcGAAAAAGCAGAAA GAATTctttgaaaagatgaaaatgaaaaacaaatttaaaaacctGGAAGTTGCCTCCCCTAAAGTCAGCTCATTCGCCAGTATGGACCTCGTGACGCTGTTTGTGGTCAACCAGATAGCAGCaaaaaaagagcagaaag ATCCTCCCAAAATTGCAGTATTGGGTCCCAAAAAAGGGAAGATGAGGAACCTCAACCCCATGATACTTCCCATGAGCCCCAGTTCTCCATCCCAGCTGAGTCTGGTGGAGAGCCACCCTCCGTCTAG TGTTCAAAGCGATAGGATGAGACCGATTGTCCCGCAACCCTTCAAGATTTGGCAAGCGAGTAACAATGCGACATTATTAAAGGGTGAAAAGAAAAGCAGCCACATGACC CTGTCACCAGTCGTGAATTGCCCCTACCCCGACGACAGCGCAGCCGACAATCTGCCTCCCGTCGGCGGGACCCTCAGCCCCTTGTTTCCCTCGTCTTCCACCCCAGGCCAAGCCG GAAACCAGCCGCTTCCCGGATGGCCCCCAACCACCTGGGAAACATCTGGTCTGGACGAGAGCCCG TTTCAGCTTTTCTGTGAGCCCGCGGGGACGGCAGGAAACATCTGGTCCACAAACCCGGACAGATCCTCAGAAGCTTTCTTTAGAACACCAGA TGTAGCCACCAAAGACCCAAGATTTGAAGACACGTTCCTGAGCAGAGTCTCCCGAAGTGAGCCCGCCCTAGACTTCAATCCAAACCAGCTCGGGACCGAAGAGGACATCTTTAAGGGACTCATCGTAGACAAATCTGAAACTGATG CTTTTCATTTCGGGAgtgaaaaaacaaagcaatattTCAAGGACGAGGAGTCGGTCCAAGCTTCATTGCCACA aATTGTCCCTGAACCACACACCTATGAGGTGCAG ATGCCTCATTGCACCATGAACTTTT CATGTCCTGAATACCCAATGAGCGGTTGGGGTGCTTCGCCGACTTCCTCTTGCAAAAGGGGTTACCTGAGTTCAAACTCCAGTCAT ACTGAAGAATTGGCATTTTCTCCAAGACGAGCCTCAGACGAGACCCCCGAGTTTTGTGCGTGCTACCAAAAAGGCACTGAAAGGACCGATGCCGAAACTCAAACCATCCACCGTTCCGCTTTGAAGACGTGCGACGTCGCCACTCAGTGCGGCGCGCGCCCAGACGCCTCTCCGCTTGTTGATGCGTCCCCGCAGCGGGAAGCCACCGGGGGGCACTGTGGCTGCACAGAAGCTCGTGTCGAGGGAAGAGGAAAGAGCAGAAGGAGGCCAACCCTGAGGAGAAAGAAGAGATTCAACTCCTTCAAGATTTTCAACGCGATTTTTCGGCGTATCTGTGTCCAGTACAAATTTAGCAAAGTCAGGAAAG aaggcTTGTGCCAGGGCACTCTTGGGAAAAGCCTCAGCTGGAGCGAGGCCGACCGCGCCACCGCCGCCACGGTGCAGGGGGAACCACTCCAGGAAACGGCTGATATTTTGCCCCTGGCGAAGGAGGAACGATAA
- the LOC133494002 gene encoding uncharacterized protein LOC133494002 isoform X2, which translates to MNWVGGSRNRLKMKNEAKKQKEFFEKMKMKNKFKNLEVASPKVSSFASMDLVTLFVVNQIAAKKEQKDPPKIAVLGPKKGKMRNLNPMILPMSPSSPSQLSLVESHPPSSVQSDRMRPIVPQPFKIWQASNNATLLKGEKKSSHMTLSPVVNCPYPDDSAADNLPPVGGTLSPLFPSSSTPGQAGNQPLPGWPPTTWETSGLDESPFQLFCEPAGTAGNIWSTNPDRSSEAFFRTPDVATKDPRFEDTFLSRVSRSEPALDFNPNQLGTEEDIFKGLIVDKSETDAFHFGSEKTKQYFKDEESVQASLPQIVPEPHTYEVQMPHCTMNFSCPEYPMSGWGASPTSSCKRGYLSSNSSHTEELAFSPRRASDETPEFCACYQKGTERTDAETQTIHRSALKTCDVATQCGARPDASPLVDASPQREATGGHCGCTEARVEGRGKSRRRPTLRRKKRFNSFKIFNAIFRRICVQYKFSKVRKGLCQGTLGKSLSWSEADRATAATVQGEPLQETADILPLAKEER; encoded by the exons ATGAACTGGGTTGGCGGGTCGAG GAACCggcttaaaatgaaaaatgaggcGAAAAAGCAGAAA GAATTctttgaaaagatgaaaatgaaaaacaaatttaaaaacctGGAAGTTGCCTCCCCTAAAGTCAGCTCATTCGCCAGTATGGACCTCGTGACGCTGTTTGTGGTCAACCAGATAGCAGCaaaaaaagagcagaaag ATCCTCCCAAAATTGCAGTATTGGGTCCCAAAAAAGGGAAGATGAGGAACCTCAACCCCATGATACTTCCCATGAGCCCCAGTTCTCCATCCCAGCTGAGTCTGGTGGAGAGCCACCCTCCGTCTAG TGTTCAAAGCGATAGGATGAGACCGATTGTCCCGCAACCCTTCAAGATTTGGCAAGCGAGTAACAATGCGACATTATTAAAGGGTGAAAAGAAAAGCAGCCACATGACC CTGTCACCAGTCGTGAATTGCCCCTACCCCGACGACAGCGCAGCCGACAATCTGCCTCCCGTCGGCGGGACCCTCAGCCCCTTGTTTCCCTCGTCTTCCACCCCAGGCCAAGCCG GAAACCAGCCGCTTCCCGGATGGCCCCCAACCACCTGGGAAACATCTGGTCTGGACGAGAGCCCG TTTCAGCTTTTCTGTGAGCCCGCGGGGACGGCAGGAAACATCTGGTCCACAAACCCGGACAGATCCTCAGAAGCTTTCTTTAGAACACCAGA TGTAGCCACCAAAGACCCAAGATTTGAAGACACGTTCCTGAGCAGAGTCTCCCGAAGTGAGCCCGCCCTAGACTTCAATCCAAACCAGCTCGGGACCGAAGAGGACATCTTTAAGGGACTCATCGTAGACAAATCTGAAACTGATG CTTTTCATTTCGGGAgtgaaaaaacaaagcaatattTCAAGGACGAGGAGTCGGTCCAAGCTTCATTGCCACA aATTGTCCCTGAACCACACACCTATGAGGTGCAG ATGCCTCATTGCACCATGAACTTTT CATGTCCTGAATACCCAATGAGCGGTTGGGGTGCTTCGCCGACTTCCTCTTGCAAAAGGGGTTACCTGAGTTCAAACTCCAGTCAT ACTGAAGAATTGGCATTTTCTCCAAGACGAGCCTCAGACGAGACCCCCGAGTTTTGTGCGTGCTACCAAAAAGGCACTGAAAGGACCGATGCCGAAACTCAAACCATCCACCGTTCCGCTTTGAAGACGTGCGACGTCGCCACTCAGTGCGGCGCGCGCCCAGACGCCTCTCCGCTTGTTGATGCGTCCCCGCAGCGGGAAGCCACCGGGGGGCACTGTGGCTGCACAGAAGCTCGTGTCGAGGGAAGAGGAAAGAGCAGAAGGAGGCCAACCCTGAGGAGAAAGAAGAGATTCAACTCCTTCAAGATTTTCAACGCGATTTTTCGGCGTATCTGTGTCCAGTACAAATTTAGCAAAGTCAGGAAAG gcTTGTGCCAGGGCACTCTTGGGAAAAGCCTCAGCTGGAGCGAGGCCGACCGCGCCACCGCCGCCACGGTGCAGGGGGAACCACTCCAGGAAACGGCTGATATTTTGCCCCTGGCGAAGGAGGAACGATAA
- the LOC133494002 gene encoding uncharacterized protein LOC133494002 isoform X6: MNWVGGSRNRLKMKNEAKKQKEFFEKMKMKNKFKNLEVASPKVSSFASMDLVTLFVVNQIAAKKEQKDPPKIAVLGPKKGKMRNLNPMILPMSPSSPSQLSLVESHPPSSVQSDRMRPIVPQPFKIWQASNNATLLKGEKKSSHMTLSPVVNCPYPDDSAADNLPPVGGTLSPLFPSSSTPGQAGNQPLPGWPPTTWETSGLDESPFQLFCEPAGTAGNIWSTNPDRSSEAFFRTPDVATKDPRFEDTFLSRVSRSEPALDFNPNQLGTEEDIFKGLIVDKSETDAFHFGSEKTKQYFKDEESVQASLPQIVPEPHTYEVQMPHCTMNFSCPEYPMSGWGASPTSSCKRGYLSSNSSHVTEDMTSLDTPFSPYSLD, encoded by the exons ATGAACTGGGTTGGCGGGTCGAG GAACCggcttaaaatgaaaaatgaggcGAAAAAGCAGAAA GAATTctttgaaaagatgaaaatgaaaaacaaatttaaaaacctGGAAGTTGCCTCCCCTAAAGTCAGCTCATTCGCCAGTATGGACCTCGTGACGCTGTTTGTGGTCAACCAGATAGCAGCaaaaaaagagcagaaag ATCCTCCCAAAATTGCAGTATTGGGTCCCAAAAAAGGGAAGATGAGGAACCTCAACCCCATGATACTTCCCATGAGCCCCAGTTCTCCATCCCAGCTGAGTCTGGTGGAGAGCCACCCTCCGTCTAG TGTTCAAAGCGATAGGATGAGACCGATTGTCCCGCAACCCTTCAAGATTTGGCAAGCGAGTAACAATGCGACATTATTAAAGGGTGAAAAGAAAAGCAGCCACATGACC CTGTCACCAGTCGTGAATTGCCCCTACCCCGACGACAGCGCAGCCGACAATCTGCCTCCCGTCGGCGGGACCCTCAGCCCCTTGTTTCCCTCGTCTTCCACCCCAGGCCAAGCCG GAAACCAGCCGCTTCCCGGATGGCCCCCAACCACCTGGGAAACATCTGGTCTGGACGAGAGCCCG TTTCAGCTTTTCTGTGAGCCCGCGGGGACGGCAGGAAACATCTGGTCCACAAACCCGGACAGATCCTCAGAAGCTTTCTTTAGAACACCAGA TGTAGCCACCAAAGACCCAAGATTTGAAGACACGTTCCTGAGCAGAGTCTCCCGAAGTGAGCCCGCCCTAGACTTCAATCCAAACCAGCTCGGGACCGAAGAGGACATCTTTAAGGGACTCATCGTAGACAAATCTGAAACTGATG CTTTTCATTTCGGGAgtgaaaaaacaaagcaatattTCAAGGACGAGGAGTCGGTCCAAGCTTCATTGCCACA aATTGTCCCTGAACCACACACCTATGAGGTGCAG ATGCCTCATTGCACCATGAACTTTT CATGTCCTGAATACCCAATGAGCGGTTGGGGTGCTTCGCCGACTTCCTCTTGCAAAAGGGGTTACCTGAGTTCAAACTCCAGTCAT GTCACAGAAGACATGACAAGCCTTGACACGCCATTCTCTCCCTATTCATTAGACTGA